A single Gemmatimonadaceae bacterium DNA region contains:
- a CDS encoding Rieske (2Fe-2S) protein, whose protein sequence is MTVTSPTTEPEAGDAPWEPGFSEYLLGGIVVLMVVGLALAAFLYLLPPERLQLAELQPAFVVAPEAQLPVGASRVVDWGQQVILVVRTGEKTYAGLQGTSPTDGCILDWDPTSLRVLSPCTYIVYDLQGNVVRGLTTVPLQRYPVFVRDGIVYVGRP, encoded by the coding sequence GTGACCGTGACGTCCCCGACGACGGAGCCCGAAGCCGGCGATGCGCCCTGGGAGCCGGGCTTCAGCGAATATCTATTGGGCGGCATTGTCGTGCTGATGGTGGTCGGGCTCGCCCTGGCCGCATTCCTCTATCTCCTGCCACCAGAACGTCTTCAGCTTGCGGAGTTGCAGCCCGCGTTCGTCGTGGCGCCCGAGGCGCAGCTCCCGGTCGGCGCCAGCCGCGTCGTGGACTGGGGGCAGCAGGTCATCCTGGTCGTGCGGACCGGGGAAAAGACCTACGCGGGGCTGCAGGGCACGTCGCCCACCGACGGCTGCATCCTGGACTGGGACCCGACCTCGCTGCGGGTCCTCTCTCCATGCACCTACATCGTGTACGATCTGCAGGGCAACGTGGTGCGGGGCCTGACCACGGTGCCGCTCCAGCGGTATCCCGTGTTCGTCCGCGACGGCATCGTCTACGTGGGGAGGCCATAG
- a CDS encoding cytochrome b N-terminal domain-containing protein translates to MLGRAWEATVAWGKRFWDDLKASTDASLLAILRFVGLLYGRIDTRLPIDQAFRKSLRHRLSRHAGWRHAFGGITYLLFMVLVVTGVLLSFYYRPSAEEAYQSIQNIVSGVTLGWLMRDVHVWAANLIVLAALVHMGRVFFGAAYKPPRETNWLVGLLLLFVIFAFGATGYLLPWDQWAYWTVTQGLAILGHVPLFGGALVEILRGDPLVSGATLSRFFAIHVIVLPWLALALLMLHFTLVRKHGVAPPAEAATEDLGPSDESGVPFFPNHFLRSLIVGVLVLSLVITAAALYPRDVAAPANPAQPPASLRSTWIVADVSRALIYYLGGWGFAAYLLLGAVMVLLPLFDRSPERRLRQRPIVASLGVVFFLAFAVAWAAGWHLRSVPVLASGELTPIEQPLAMPGPALPRVAPVQPAAQPTGTSSPRGPQ, encoded by the coding sequence ATGCTGGGGCGTGCATGGGAGGCAACCGTGGCGTGGGGGAAACGCTTCTGGGACGATCTGAAGGCAAGCACGGACGCCAGCCTGCTCGCCATCCTGCGGTTCGTGGGCCTGCTGTACGGGCGCATCGATACGCGTCTGCCCATCGACCAGGCGTTCCGCAAGTCGCTGCGCCACCGGTTGTCGCGCCACGCCGGATGGAGGCACGCCTTCGGCGGCATCACGTACCTGCTGTTCATGGTGCTGGTCGTGACCGGCGTGCTGCTCTCCTTCTACTACCGGCCGTCGGCGGAGGAAGCGTACCAGAGCATCCAAAACATCGTATCGGGCGTCACGCTGGGCTGGCTCATGCGGGATGTGCACGTCTGGGCCGCCAACCTGATCGTGCTCGCGGCGCTGGTCCACATGGGCCGCGTATTCTTCGGTGCGGCCTACAAGCCGCCGCGGGAGACGAACTGGCTCGTCGGACTGCTCCTGTTGTTCGTCATCTTCGCGTTCGGCGCCACCGGCTACCTGCTTCCGTGGGATCAGTGGGCCTACTGGACGGTGACGCAGGGTCTGGCCATCCTCGGCCACGTGCCGCTGTTCGGCGGTGCCCTCGTCGAGATCCTTCGGGGCGACCCGCTCGTCTCGGGCGCTACGCTGAGCCGGTTCTTCGCGATTCACGTCATCGTGTTGCCGTGGCTCGCGCTCGCGCTGCTGATGCTGCATTTCACTCTGGTGCGAAAGCACGGCGTCGCGCCGCCGGCCGAGGCGGCGACCGAGGACCTCGGCCCAAGCGATGAATCCGGCGTCCCGTTCTTCCCGAACCATTTTCTGCGTTCGCTGATCGTGGGTGTGCTGGTCCTGTCGCTCGTGATCACGGCGGCGGCCCTGTACCCGCGCGATGTGGCGGCGCCGGCGAACCCGGCACAGCCGCCGGCGTCGCTGCGCTCGACCTGGATCGTGGCCGACGTGTCCCGCGCGCTGATCTACTACCTGGGCGGGTGGGGCTTCGCGGCGTACCTGCTCCTCGGCGCCGTGATGGTGCTGCTGCCGCTGTTCGACCGATCGCCGGAGCGCCGTCTGAGACAACGCCCGATCGTGGCCAGCCTGGGGGTGGTCTTCTTTCTCGCGTTCGCCGTGGCCTGGGCCGCCGGATGGCACCTGCGGTCCGTGCCGGTCCTGGCATCCGGCGAGTTGACGCCGATCGAGCAGCCCCTGGCGATGCCGGGGCCCGCGCTGCCACGCGTCGCGCCCGTGCAGCCGGCCGCGCAACCCACGGGCACTTCGAGCCCCAGAGGTCCGCAATGA
- a CDS encoding NapC/NirT family cytochrome c, whose amino-acid sequence MSPAVRRRISRIGRILIPVGILTIILITVGTVTFVQVSSQPWFCGSCHIMQPYYKSWTTSTHRNVPCIKCHIAPGIKAEAMTKIQAANMVVKDFTGATTTRPWAEIEDASCLRSGCHSDRLIQGRVDFKGVRFDHTTHLGEVRNGMQLHCTSCHSQIVQGTHIAVTEGTCFLCHFKDRPAGKPLGGCIGCHPSPPTVTSPEGYVIDHAQYVKDRIDCLSCHNQVTHGTGAADEARCVSCHNEPALLAQFNNPTMLHQVHVSQHNIACIQCHTSLDHKVMALTTNVELDCKSCHAGVHKAEQRLYAGIGGHGVQPTPSAMYTARVACVACHNAASKLPGHDTVNVANQAACLSCHGIKYANVLPAWQTQMERKVQLVGPIVDAAQTAASAMPLRRRALADSLLGMASENVEFVRAGKGAHNIVYADQLLRASLSLVRQAVKDGGLPYRVPSLDLGPPVSENQCLQCHLGVEQQKGSFQGRSFDHTGHVLRAGLQCSACHTPFSAHGGITLTSTASCDACHHSQVQPVANCARCHAGPGGVPPDTFKLAAGDFSHGAHLAANLECKACHTAPGMDARALQCDNCHEQHHQPQVACLSCHRGGALAKHKVADHVVCSQCHKTVPQINRWSRPVCTACHASYTNHHPGKACETCHRVPAMGTAHTAVPKPAPAAGKGR is encoded by the coding sequence ATGTCACCTGCGGTACGCCGGCGCATCTCGCGGATAGGCCGGATCCTCATTCCGGTCGGGATCCTCACGATCATCCTGATCACCGTGGGGACCGTGACCTTCGTCCAGGTCTCCAGCCAGCCCTGGTTCTGTGGCAGTTGCCACATCATGCAGCCGTATTACAAGTCGTGGACCACCTCGACGCATCGCAACGTTCCCTGCATCAAGTGCCACATCGCGCCGGGGATCAAGGCCGAGGCGATGACCAAGATCCAGGCTGCGAACATGGTGGTGAAGGACTTCACCGGCGCCACCACCACGCGGCCGTGGGCGGAGATCGAGGACGCGTCGTGCCTGCGCTCGGGCTGCCACTCCGACCGGCTGATCCAGGGCCGCGTCGACTTCAAGGGGGTGCGTTTCGACCATACCACGCACCTGGGCGAAGTGCGGAATGGCATGCAGCTGCACTGCACGAGTTGCCATTCCCAGATCGTGCAGGGTACGCACATCGCGGTCACGGAAGGCACGTGCTTCCTCTGTCACTTCAAGGATCGTCCGGCAGGCAAGCCGCTGGGCGGCTGCATCGGATGTCATCCGTCGCCGCCCACGGTCACGTCGCCCGAAGGCTACGTGATCGACCACGCGCAGTACGTCAAGGACAGGATCGACTGTCTGTCCTGCCACAACCAGGTGACGCACGGTACGGGCGCCGCGGATGAGGCGCGGTGCGTCAGCTGCCACAACGAGCCCGCGCTGCTTGCGCAGTTCAACAACCCCACCATGTTGCATCAGGTGCACGTCTCGCAGCACAACATTGCGTGCATCCAGTGTCACACCTCGCTCGACCACAAAGTCATGGCCCTCACCACCAACGTGGAGCTCGACTGCAAGAGCTGCCACGCCGGGGTCCACAAGGCCGAGCAACGTCTCTACGCCGGCATCGGCGGCCACGGGGTGCAGCCGACTCCGAGCGCCATGTACACGGCGCGAGTGGCCTGCGTGGCCTGCCACAACGCCGCGTCGAAGCTGCCGGGCCATGACACGGTCAACGTCGCCAACCAGGCCGCGTGCCTCTCGTGTCACGGCATCAAGTACGCCAACGTGCTGCCCGCCTGGCAGACGCAGATGGAGCGGAAGGTGCAGCTGGTCGGGCCGATCGTGGACGCCGCGCAGACGGCCGCCTCTGCCATGCCGCTGCGCCGCCGCGCGCTGGCCGACAGCCTGCTGGGCATGGCCAGCGAGAACGTGGAGTTCGTGCGCGCCGGCAAGGGCGCCCACAACATCGTCTACGCCGACCAGCTGCTGCGGGCATCCTTGAGTCTGGTGCGGCAGGCCGTGAAGGATGGCGGCCTGCCGTACCGCGTGCCGAGCCTGGACCTGGGCCCGCCGGTGAGCGAGAACCAATGCCTGCAGTGCCACCTGGGAGTCGAACAGCAGAAGGGCAGCTTCCAGGGAAGAAGCTTCGACCATACGGGCCACGTACTGCGCGCCGGGCTCCAGTGCAGCGCGTGCCACACGCCGTTCTCGGCGCACGGCGGAATCACCTTGACTTCCACCGCCAGCTGCGACGCGTGCCACCATTCCCAGGTGCAGCCGGTCGCCAACTGCGCGCGCTGCCACGCGGGACCGGGAGGCGTGCCGCCGGACACATTCAAGCTGGCGGCCGGCGACTTCTCCCATGGCGCGCACCTCGCCGCCAACCTGGAGTGCAAGGCGTGCCACACGGCGCCGGGCATGGACGCGCGTGCCCTGCAGTGCGACAACTGCCACGAACAGCACCACCAGCCGCAGGTGGCGTGTCTGAGCTGCCATCGCGGCGGCGCGCTGGCCAAGCACAAGGTGGCCGACCACGTGGTGTGCAGTCAGTGCCACAAGACCGTGCCGCAGATCAACCGATGGAGCCGCCCGGTCTGCACGGCGTGCCACGCGTCGTACACCAACCACCACCCGGGCAAGGCGTGCGAGACCTGCCACCGGGTGCCGGCGATGGGGACCGCGCATACGGCGGTGCCGAAACCGGCCCCTGCCGCGGGAAAGGGACGCTGA
- a CDS encoding TIGR04190 family B12-binding domain/radical SAM domain protein, giving the protein MSQPDVVLIHPPSIYDFRERTIFYGPISDVIPSSPIFEMYPIGFVTLAAYLRRHGYRTRIVNLALRMMRSRRFRPERFLRRLRPRLFGIDLHWLPHAHGGPEVAALLKRLHPDIPIVFGGISSSYFHEELIQDPAVDFVLRGSVTEPCLLALVRELEGERRFDRVPNLTWKQDGAVRVNPASFAPPSLDEFDLDLGMMVASVVSHLDFWTSIPFQAWWRHPITAVLTVRGCARGCVTCGASDAAFKRFMAGRHPLFRGPDAIAAQVRGLASFTRAPIFLVGDINDGGPAYARAVVEALGRAPVANRIVFEFFEPPPVDLLQRIDAMVPRWGAELSPESHDEAIRTRLGKARYTNEQLEAGIASMLALRCENLDMFFMIGLPGQSYGNVLEMVDAIERLFSRFDRRLSAFITPMGPFIDPGSDGFEQAEAQGYRIRAHTLAEHRALLDQQRDWESFLNYSTDSMTRAEIVDATYDGAERLNALKAKHRRIEPEQAAAVARRMASARALRRSLAEAGGGELDPAVHSALLGEIRAFSEATVNDKAELFPPGAFLRNFRVGGILRLLARELLLNLRRRPRVQEARPDR; this is encoded by the coding sequence TTGAGCCAACCGGACGTCGTGCTCATCCACCCGCCGAGCATCTACGACTTTCGCGAGCGGACCATCTTCTACGGTCCGATCAGCGACGTCATCCCATCGTCGCCGATTTTCGAGATGTATCCGATCGGCTTCGTGACGCTCGCCGCGTACCTCCGGCGTCACGGCTATCGGACCCGCATCGTGAATCTGGCGCTGCGCATGATGCGCAGCCGGCGGTTCCGGCCCGAGCGGTTCCTGCGCCGACTTCGCCCCAGACTCTTCGGCATCGACCTGCACTGGCTGCCTCATGCGCACGGCGGGCCGGAAGTCGCAGCGCTGCTCAAGCGGCTGCACCCGGACATTCCGATCGTATTCGGCGGGATCTCGTCCAGCTATTTCCACGAGGAGCTGATCCAGGACCCGGCCGTGGACTTCGTGCTGCGCGGCAGCGTGACGGAGCCATGCCTGCTGGCGCTGGTGCGAGAACTCGAAGGCGAGCGCCGGTTCGACCGCGTGCCCAACCTGACGTGGAAGCAGGACGGCGCGGTGCGCGTCAACCCCGCGTCGTTCGCGCCGCCGTCGCTCGATGAGTTCGATCTGGATCTCGGGATGATGGTGGCGTCCGTCGTCAGCCACCTGGACTTCTGGACGAGTATCCCGTTCCAGGCGTGGTGGCGCCATCCGATCACGGCCGTGTTGACCGTACGAGGCTGCGCCCGAGGGTGCGTGACGTGCGGTGCGTCGGACGCGGCCTTCAAGCGCTTCATGGCGGGGCGGCACCCGCTGTTCCGCGGCCCCGACGCCATCGCCGCGCAGGTACGGGGCCTGGCGTCGTTCACGCGGGCGCCGATCTTCCTGGTCGGCGATATCAACGATGGCGGCCCGGCATACGCGCGAGCAGTGGTCGAGGCGCTCGGGCGTGCGCCCGTTGCCAATCGCATCGTATTCGAATTCTTCGAACCGCCGCCGGTAGACCTGCTGCAGCGCATCGATGCGATGGTCCCACGCTGGGGCGCGGAGCTTTCCCCCGAGAGCCACGACGAAGCGATCCGCACCCGCCTTGGCAAGGCCCGCTACACGAACGAGCAGTTGGAGGCGGGCATCGCGTCCATGCTCGCGCTCCGCTGCGAGAACCTGGACATGTTCTTCATGATCGGCCTGCCGGGCCAGAGCTATGGCAACGTCCTCGAGATGGTGGACGCCATCGAACGCCTCTTTTCCCGCTTCGACCGTCGGCTCTCGGCCTTCATCACACCCATGGGTCCCTTCATCGACCCGGGCAGCGACGGCTTCGAGCAGGCCGAAGCACAAGGCTACCGGATTCGCGCCCACACGCTGGCGGAACACCGCGCGCTACTCGACCAGCAGCGGGACTGGGAGTCGTTCCTGAACTACTCGACGGATTCCATGACCCGGGCCGAGATCGTGGACGCGACGTACGACGGCGCCGAGCGCCTCAACGCGCTCAAGGCAAAGCACCGGAGAATCGAGCCGGAGCAGGCCGCGGCGGTGGCGCGTCGCATGGCCTCGGCCCGCGCGCTGCGGCGCAGCCTCGCCGAAGCCGGCGGGGGTGAGCTGGATCCGGCCGTCCACAGCGCGTTGCTGGGGGAGATCCGCGCCTTCTCCGAAGCGACCGTCAACGACAAGGCGGAGCTGTTCCCGCCGGGCGCGTTCCTGCGCAACTTCCGCGTTGGCGGGATCCTGCGGTTGCTGGCACGCGAGCTGCTGCTGAACCTCCGGCGCCGGCCGCGCGTGCAAGAAGCCAGGCCGGATCGTTGA
- a CDS encoding cytochrome c3 family protein gives MTAVRRRIVGGLVAGLATATIVAWTPGRQLPQRESQPVVASSTPVPLDCTSCHPGVHATMSDTGPEASARCTTCHARAHEAIQALFTGQGPDSTLRPDQMYLARVGCRSCHTDRVLAATASGPRMAAIVQACTSCHGPSYRDMLPRWDEALGWRTQVVASYVSEANAQRRLAERADARAELQSARADMTLVVDGVGLHNVPGADALLRSAVRKVGSAYRDAGLPVPPPPALGPNPAVVPCAECHYGIEALGATIFGQAFSHADHVVRADVACSKCHSSAGPFAAGGRQFDPAHGKPKVTAAACSECHHVTSALTCATCHSGRDLTSRADSVILPLHLRPNGAPTSREVAFRHGAHATVQCARCHTSPAAIATVVACTTCHEAHHREAADCAGCHGTKLLTSHVAADHLACAQCHARTTLELLTGDRTFCLSCHVDQRAHQPARECAPCHMQMSPNEVQARILGRRP, from the coding sequence ATGACCGCCGTTCGGCGCCGGATCGTCGGTGGTCTCGTGGCCGGTTTGGCCACCGCGACCATCGTCGCCTGGACACCGGGACGTCAGCTACCGCAGCGGGAAAGCCAGCCGGTGGTGGCGTCGTCCACCCCCGTCCCGCTCGACTGCACGAGCTGCCACCCCGGGGTCCACGCCACGATGTCGGACACGGGTCCGGAGGCGTCGGCGCGCTGCACCACCTGCCACGCCCGGGCGCACGAGGCCATCCAAGCGCTGTTCACGGGGCAGGGCCCGGACTCGACGCTCCGGCCGGATCAGATGTACCTGGCCCGGGTCGGCTGCCGCTCCTGCCACACGGATCGGGTCCTCGCTGCAACGGCCTCGGGGCCGCGGATGGCGGCGATCGTCCAGGCGTGCACGAGCTGCCACGGCCCCAGCTACCGGGACATGCTGCCCCGCTGGGACGAGGCCCTCGGCTGGCGCACCCAGGTCGTGGCCTCATACGTCTCGGAAGCCAACGCCCAGCGCCGCCTCGCCGAGCGCGCTGACGCAAGGGCCGAACTGCAGTCCGCGCGCGCGGACATGACGCTGGTGGTCGATGGCGTCGGCCTGCACAACGTGCCGGGTGCCGACGCGCTCCTGCGTTCGGCGGTCCGGAAGGTGGGGTCCGCGTATCGGGACGCAGGTCTGCCGGTGCCGCCGCCGCCCGCGTTGGGGCCCAATCCGGCCGTCGTCCCCTGCGCCGAGTGTCATTACGGCATCGAGGCCTTGGGCGCCACGATCTTCGGCCAGGCGTTCAGCCACGCCGATCATGTGGTTCGTGCGGACGTCGCGTGCAGCAAGTGCCACTCTTCCGCGGGCCCCTTCGCCGCTGGCGGCCGCCAGTTCGATCCCGCACACGGCAAGCCGAAGGTGACGGCGGCGGCGTGCAGCGAGTGTCACCACGTCACGTCGGCGTTGACGTGTGCCACGTGCCACAGCGGTCGGGATCTGACGAGCCGTGCCGACTCGGTGATCCTGCCACTCCATTTGCGACCCAACGGCGCACCGACCTCGCGCGAGGTCGCGTTCCGGCACGGTGCCCACGCCACGGTGCAGTGCGCGCGCTGCCACACGTCGCCGGCGGCGATCGCGACGGTCGTGGCCTGCACGACCTGCCACGAGGCGCACCATCGCGAGGCTGCCGACTGCGCGGGCTGCCACGGAACCAAGCTGCTCACGTCTCACGTGGCCGCCGACCACCTGGCCTGCGCCCAGTGCCATGCGCGCACGACCCTCGAGCTGCTCACCGGCGACCGCACGTTCTGCCTGAGTTGTCACGTGGACCAGCGCGCGCACCAGCCGGCGCGGGAATGCGCGCCCTGCCACATGCAGATGTCGCCAAACGAAGTCCAGGCAAGGATCCTGGGTCGTCGGCCCTGA